From the genome of Proteus vulgaris, one region includes:
- a CDS encoding methylated-DNA--[protein]-cysteine S-methyltransferase, which yields MYQDYLDAPVGFPKPYISITANEKGITSLYFVNDKDVAVNSSPVINQCIKQLKEYFAGKRTAFSVPLAPEGTEFQSRVWKTLQTIPYGEIWSYKKLALTLGSVNYCRAVGMANSRNPISLIIPCHRVIGHNGKLVGYTGGLDIKRWLLQYEKVEVDE from the coding sequence ATGTACCAAGACTATCTCGATGCACCTGTTGGCTTCCCAAAACCTTATATCTCTATTACAGCCAATGAAAAAGGGATCACCAGCCTCTATTTTGTAAATGACAAAGATGTTGCTGTGAATTCAAGCCCCGTAATTAATCAATGTATAAAACAATTAAAAGAGTATTTTGCGGGTAAACGTACCGCCTTTTCTGTGCCACTGGCACCAGAAGGAACGGAGTTTCAAAGCCGTGTTTGGAAGACATTACAGACAATCCCTTATGGTGAAATTTGGAGTTATAAAAAATTGGCACTTACATTAGGTTCGGTCAATTATTGCAGGGCGGTCGGAATGGCAAATTCACGCAATCCAATTTCTTTAATTATTCCTTGTCATCGAGTTATTGGTCATAACGGCAAGTTAGTTGGCTATACCGGCGGGTTAGATATTAAGCGTTGGCTACTTCAATATGAAAAAGTAGAAGTTGATGAATAG
- the cspE gene encoding transcription antiterminator/RNA stability regulator CspE has product MSKLKGNVKWFNETKGFGFITPEDGSKDVFVHFSAITSEGFKTLAEGQKVEFEVTDGAKGPSAANVVAI; this is encoded by the coding sequence ATGTCTAAATTAAAAGGTAACGTTAAGTGGTTTAACGAAACTAAAGGTTTTGGTTTTATCACTCCAGAAGATGGCAGCAAAGATGTATTTGTACACTTTTCCGCTATTACATCAGAAGGCTTTAAAACCCTTGCTGAAGGTCAAAAAGTAGAGTTTGAAGTTACTGACGGCGCGAAAGGGCCATCTGCTGCAAACGTTGTCGCTATCTAA
- the crcB gene encoding fluoride efflux transporter CrcB: MLNIAIAVFIGGGLGSVLRWLISYRLNSIFPHFATGTFVANCIGAFIIAFGIAWFSKAPHIDPIWKIMLTTGFCGGLTTFSTFSVEVVSLLTEGKIGWALSTMGANLAGSFLMTAFAFWLLREM, encoded by the coding sequence ATGCTTAACATTGCAATTGCTGTATTTATAGGTGGTGGTTTAGGTAGCGTATTACGCTGGCTAATTAGCTACCGCCTAAATTCTATTTTTCCTCATTTTGCCACAGGCACCTTTGTTGCTAACTGTATTGGTGCATTTATTATTGCCTTTGGTATCGCTTGGTTTAGCAAAGCACCACATATTGATCCTATTTGGAAAATTATGCTGACAACGGGCTTTTGTGGCGGTCTGACAACTTTTTCAACCTTTTCGGTTGAAGTGGTTTCTCTCTTAACAGAAGGGAAAATTGGATGGGCATTAAGCACCATGGGGGCTAATTTAGCGGGCTCATTTTTAATGACAGCATTTGCATTTTGGTTATTACGTGAAATGTAA
- the lipA gene encoding lipoyl synthase, protein MSKPIQMERGVKYRDADKMALIPVKTVATEREQLLRKPDWMKIKLPADSSKIQGIKAAMRKNGLHSVCEEASCPNLAECFNHGTATFMILGAICTRRCPFCDVAHGRPNTPDPQEPEKLAQTIKDMGLRYVVITSVDRDDLRDGGAQHFADCIAAIRAKNPTIRIETLVPDFRGRMDKALEILTDTPPDVFNHNLENVPRVYRQVRPGANYQWSLTLLERFKQAHPDIPTKSGLMVGLGETNEEIIDVMRDLRKHGVTMLTLGQYLQPSRHHLPVQRYVSPDEFEYMKEQALAMGFTHAACGPFVRSSYHADLQAQGIEVK, encoded by the coding sequence ATGAGTAAACCTATTCAGATGGAACGCGGAGTTAAATATCGCGACGCCGATAAAATGGCACTTATTCCTGTTAAAACAGTCGCTACAGAACGTGAACAACTGCTACGCAAACCTGATTGGATGAAAATAAAGCTGCCCGCTGATTCAAGTAAAATTCAGGGCATCAAAGCAGCAATGCGTAAAAATGGCCTTCATTCTGTCTGTGAAGAGGCATCTTGTCCTAACCTTGCAGAGTGCTTCAATCACGGAACGGCAACCTTTATGATCTTGGGCGCAATCTGTACACGTCGTTGCCCATTTTGTGATGTCGCTCATGGCCGACCAAATACTCCCGATCCACAAGAGCCAGAGAAGCTCGCACAAACCATTAAAGATATGGGATTACGCTATGTTGTTATCACCTCAGTAGACCGTGATGACTTACGTGATGGCGGTGCCCAACATTTTGCCGATTGTATCGCCGCTATTCGTGCAAAGAATCCTACTATTCGTATTGAAACACTAGTGCCAGATTTCCGTGGTCGTATGGATAAAGCACTTGAGATCCTGACAGACACTCCACCAGATGTCTTTAACCATAACTTAGAGAATGTACCTCGCGTTTATCGTCAAGTACGCCCAGGTGCTAACTATCAATGGTCATTGACGCTATTAGAACGCTTTAAACAAGCACACCCTGATATTCCAACAAAATCAGGCCTGATGGTAGGTCTTGGGGAAACCAACGAAGAAATTATTGACGTTATGCGTGATCTGCGTAAACATGGGGTAACGATGCTGACATTAGGGCAATATTTACAGCCAAGTCGCCACCATCTTCCTGTTCAACGCTACGTCAGTCCTGACGAGTTTGAATATATGAAAGAACAAGCACTTGCAATGGGCTTTACTCACGCAGCTTGTGGGCCTTTTGTTCGCTCATCTTATCATGCCGACCTTCAAGCTCAGGGGATTGAGGTTAAATAA
- the lipB gene encoding lipoyl(octanoyl) transferase LipB: MKIFTVQDKTIIIRQLGVKPYLPVSDSMHQFTEKRESHTPDEIWLVQHEQVFTQGQAGKAEHLLNTGTIPVIQSDRGGQVTYHGPGQQVMYVLVDLKRNHIGVRQLVTALENTVIDTLAEFNVEAYARADAPGVYVKGDKICSLGLRIRKGCSFHGLALNIDMDLSPFSRINPCGYSDLKMTQLIDFAPNTTTTQVAPLLVKHFCTQLGFQPQ; the protein is encoded by the coding sequence ATGAAGATTTTCACGGTGCAAGACAAAACAATCATTATTCGCCAATTAGGTGTGAAACCCTACTTACCGGTTTCTGATTCTATGCATCAGTTTACGGAAAAACGGGAAAGTCACACTCCTGATGAAATATGGCTCGTTCAACATGAACAAGTTTTTACTCAAGGCCAAGCAGGTAAAGCTGAACATTTATTAAACACAGGAACTATTCCTGTTATTCAATCTGATCGTGGCGGTCAGGTGACCTATCATGGCCCAGGCCAACAAGTCATGTATGTTTTAGTGGATTTAAAACGTAACCATATTGGTGTTCGCCAATTAGTCACTGCACTTGAAAATACCGTTATTGATACGCTAGCGGAATTTAATGTAGAAGCTTATGCTCGCGCTGATGCACCGGGCGTATATGTGAAAGGCGATAAAATCTGTTCGTTAGGGCTACGTATTCGTAAAGGTTGCTCTTTTCATGGTTTAGCCCTCAATATTGATATGGATTTATCCCCTTTTTCACGAATAAATCCTTGTGGTTATTCTGATCTGAAAATGACACAGTTAATTGATTTTGCTCCTAATACGACAACGACACAGGTAGCACCATTATTAGTTAAGCATTTTTGTACACAACTAGGATTCCAACCACAGTAA
- the ybeD gene encoding DUF493 family protein YbeD → MKTKLNELLEFPCSFTYKVMGHAKPELVDQVVEVIQRHAPGDYTPSVKPSSKGNYHSVSITINATHIDQVETLYKELGELELVRMVL, encoded by the coding sequence ATGAAAACAAAATTAAATGAACTGTTAGAGTTCCCATGTTCTTTCACTTATAAAGTGATGGGTCATGCAAAACCAGAATTAGTGGATCAAGTCGTTGAAGTTATTCAACGCCACGCACCAGGTGATTATACTCCTTCTGTAAAACCAAGCAGCAAAGGCAATTACCATTCAGTTTCTATTACGATCAATGCAACCCATATCGATCAAGTAGAAACACTGTATAAAGAGTTAGGTGAGCTTGAACTAGTTCGTATGGTTCTGTAA
- the dacA gene encoding D-alanyl-D-alanine carboxypeptidase DacA — translation MKQTLPAKLLRTSLLSATFALLTVTHQSLADDSLKTMIPAVPNIEAESYILIDYNSGKVLAEMNADVRRDPASLTKMMTSYVIGQSIRAGKITNNDIVPIGEEAWATGNPVFRGSSLMFLKPGDQVTVAQLTRGINLQSGNDACVAMASYVAGSQDTFVTMMNDYVKRLGLKNTQFQTVHGLDAPGQYSSARDMALIGAALIRDVPDEYAIYKEKEYTYNNIRQTNRNGLLWDSSLNVDGIKTGHTASAGYNLVASATEGNMRLISAVMGGHSSKGRDAESKKLLTWGFRFFETVKPLQVGKEFAAEPIWYGETDKVQLGVDKDVYLTIPRGRLKDLKASYVLDNVELHAPVTKNQVVGTINFQLDGQIIEQRPLVVMNEVKEGGFFSRIIDYIKLLFSHWFG, via the coding sequence ATGAAACAGACACTCCCAGCTAAATTACTAAGAACGAGCCTATTAAGTGCCACTTTTGCTTTATTGACAGTAACGCATCAAAGCTTGGCTGATGATTCACTAAAAACAATGATACCCGCTGTTCCTAATATCGAAGCCGAATCTTATATTCTTATTGATTATAATTCTGGGAAAGTGCTGGCTGAAATGAATGCTGATGTTCGTCGCGATCCTGCAAGTTTAACCAAAATGATGACCAGTTATGTTATTGGACAGTCTATTCGCGCAGGCAAAATTACTAATAACGATATCGTGCCAATTGGTGAAGAGGCATGGGCAACGGGTAACCCTGTTTTTCGTGGCTCCTCTTTAATGTTCTTAAAACCTGGCGACCAAGTTACTGTCGCACAATTAACCCGTGGTATTAATTTGCAATCAGGTAATGATGCTTGTGTTGCAATGGCCTCTTATGTCGCAGGTAGCCAAGATACATTTGTCACCATGATGAACGATTACGTTAAACGTCTCGGCTTAAAAAACACCCAATTTCAAACAGTTCATGGACTTGATGCTCCAGGGCAATATAGCTCTGCTCGTGATATGGCGTTAATTGGAGCCGCATTAATTCGTGATGTACCTGACGAATATGCCATCTACAAAGAGAAAGAGTATACCTATAACAATATCCGCCAAACGAATCGAAATGGATTGTTATGGGATAGCAGTTTAAATGTGGATGGTATTAAAACTGGCCACACTGCCTCAGCAGGTTATAACTTAGTTGCCTCAGCAACCGAAGGCAATATGCGCTTAATTTCAGCAGTAATGGGTGGCCATTCATCTAAAGGTCGTGATGCTGAAAGTAAAAAATTGCTGACTTGGGGTTTTCGCTTCTTTGAAACAGTAAAACCACTCCAAGTAGGTAAAGAGTTTGCAGCTGAACCAATTTGGTATGGTGAAACAGATAAAGTACAATTAGGCGTAGATAAAGATGTTTATTTAACTATCCCTCGTGGTCGATTAAAAGACTTAAAAGCAAGCTATGTACTTGATAATGTAGAATTACATGCCCCAGTGACTAAAAACCAAGTTGTCGGAACCATTAATTTCCAACTTGATGGGCAAATTATTGAACAACGTCCACTCGTGGTGATGAATGAAGTAAAAGAAGGTGGCTTCTTTAGTCGCATTATCGATTACATCAAATTATTATTCTCACACTGGTTTGGCTAA
- the rlpA gene encoding endolytic peptidoglycan transglycosylase RlpA has product MRLQWVLIGISALLLSGCVVDKPNTNKQPAPLPNVPVQRVLGAEPRYEPYHPTANQDYRKNGVVYRIVTDPANFSERGEAIVYDSLAMSRLTTIGERVNPYEFAAAHPTLPIPSYVKITNLHNGRTMVVRINDRGPYVNGKQIQVTPAVSDSLRLMPTTPLQIEGIVVDQNGHMSGIGTHGAQIEKKTTALPERPNFNAQSTTSTPLTTSAPVNMPIEPPAQPEAKVSAPTSVPTSVPAPAPAPAPAPAPAPAPAPAPAPAPAPVLLSNSIAQGFYVQVGALSNENNAQFWLNDLSSSFGTQGVINKTDGLYKVQLGPYSSKDQAEAIKNKLKQVKDISGFIITQ; this is encoded by the coding sequence ATGCGTCTGCAATGGGTTTTGATAGGTATCAGTGCATTGCTACTTTCAGGGTGTGTTGTTGATAAACCGAACACTAATAAACAGCCAGCACCATTACCCAATGTGCCTGTTCAACGTGTTCTCGGTGCTGAACCTCGTTACGAGCCTTATCACCCAACGGCAAATCAAGATTACCGAAAAAATGGTGTGGTCTATCGTATTGTGACTGATCCCGCAAACTTTAGTGAGCGAGGAGAGGCTATTGTTTATGATAGCTTAGCTATGAGTCGTTTAACGACTATTGGTGAACGTGTCAATCCCTATGAATTTGCAGCTGCACATCCCACATTACCCATTCCAAGTTATGTAAAAATTACAAACTTACACAATGGGCGCACAATGGTTGTCAGGATCAATGACCGTGGCCCTTACGTCAACGGTAAACAAATCCAAGTCACTCCCGCCGTTTCTGATAGTTTGCGTTTAATGCCAACAACACCATTGCAAATTGAAGGGATCGTCGTCGATCAAAATGGCCATATGAGTGGTATTGGTACACATGGGGCTCAAATTGAGAAGAAAACAACAGCCTTACCCGAACGCCCTAATTTTAATGCTCAATCAACAACATCTACGCCATTAACAACATCAGCACCTGTTAATATGCCTATTGAGCCACCAGCACAACCAGAAGCCAAAGTTTCAGCTCCAACTTCAGTTCCAACTTCAGTTCCAGCTCCAGCTCCAGCTCCAGCTCCAGCTCCAGCTCCAGCTCCAGCTCCAGCTCCAGCTCCAGCTCCAGCTCCAGCTCCAGTATTACTATCAAACTCCATAGCACAAGGCTTTTATGTACAAGTTGGCGCACTCAGTAACGAAAATAATGCTCAGTTTTGGCTCAATGATTTATCGTCATCATTTGGTACTCAAGGCGTGATTAATAAAACAGATGGACTATATAAGGTACAACTCGGCCCTTATTCCTCTAAAGATCAAGCCGAAGCAATAAAAAACAAACTGAAACAAGTTAAAGATATCTCTGGGTTTATTATTACTCAATAA
- the mrdB gene encoding peptidoglycan glycosyltransferase MrdB (rod shape-determining protein RodA), with the protein MTENNKKKSFWTRVHIDPLFLLCIIALLGYSAFIMWSASGQDPEMMQRKLGQIGMGFMIMIVMAQIPPRVYESWAPHLYFFCVILLILVDVFGQISKGAQRWLDLGIVRFQPSEIAKIAVPLMVARFMNRDICPPTLRNTAIALVLIFVPTLLVAAQPDLGTSILVAASGLFVLFLAGMSWRLITVAIVLVAAFIPILWFFLMHDYQQARVMMLLDPESDPLGAGYHIIQSKIAIGSGGLHGKGWLQGTQSQLEFLPERHTDFIFAVLAEELGLIGVLILLALYILLIARGLYLATKAQNTFGRVMIGGLMLIFFVYVFVNIGMVSGILPVVGVPLPLMSYGGSALIVLMAGFGIVMSIHTHRKLLSKSL; encoded by the coding sequence ATGACTGAAAATAATAAGAAAAAATCCTTCTGGACCCGAGTCCATATAGACCCTCTATTCTTGCTCTGTATTATTGCTTTATTGGGATACAGCGCATTTATTATGTGGAGTGCAAGTGGCCAAGATCCAGAAATGATGCAACGCAAATTAGGCCAGATTGGTATGGGGTTTATGATCATGATAGTCATGGCTCAAATCCCACCACGAGTCTATGAGAGTTGGGCTCCACATCTCTATTTCTTTTGCGTTATCTTGCTTATTCTTGTTGATGTCTTTGGTCAAATAAGTAAAGGTGCTCAACGCTGGTTAGATTTAGGTATTGTACGTTTCCAACCTTCAGAAATTGCTAAAATTGCGGTGCCATTAATGGTAGCACGATTTATGAACCGCGATATCTGCCCGCCTACGTTGCGTAATACAGCTATTGCTTTGGTACTTATTTTTGTACCAACGTTATTAGTTGCGGCACAGCCCGATTTAGGAACATCAATTCTTGTTGCCGCATCGGGTTTATTTGTTCTTTTTCTTGCAGGAATGAGTTGGCGCCTTATCACTGTAGCCATAGTTCTTGTTGCTGCTTTTATCCCCATACTCTGGTTTTTCCTTATGCATGATTACCAACAAGCTAGGGTAATGATGCTGCTTGACCCTGAATCTGATCCGCTCGGCGCCGGATATCATATCATCCAATCTAAAATTGCCATTGGTTCTGGCGGATTACATGGAAAAGGATGGTTACAAGGCACGCAATCTCAATTAGAATTCTTACCAGAGCGCCATACAGACTTTATTTTTGCTGTATTGGCTGAAGAACTCGGATTAATTGGTGTTTTGATACTGCTAGCTCTTTATATACTCTTAATTGCGCGAGGCCTTTACCTTGCAACGAAAGCACAAAATACATTTGGTAGAGTAATGATTGGCGGATTAATGCTAATCTTCTTTGTCTATGTCTTTGTCAACATAGGAATGGTGAGTGGTATTCTTCCTGTTGTCGGTGTTCCGTTACCGCTAATGAGTTATGGAGGCTCTGCCCTAATTGTCTTAATGGCAGGATTTGGCATTGTTATGTCTATTCATACACACCGAAAACTATTATCGAAAAGTTTATAA
- the mrdA gene encoding peptidoglycan DD-transpeptidase MrdA, translating to MKRKKRTPFRDYTAESKLFIRRVIVAFSVIIILSGVLVFNLNHLQIARHDDYQTRSNDNRIKLVPIAPSRGIIYDRKGIPLALNRTIYQLEVVPEKVTNLQETLESLREVVDLTDEDITAFEKERKRSRRFSSIPLKTTLSQVQVARFAINQYRYPGLEIKGYQRRYYPYGSALTHVIGYVAKINDKDVERLDKEGLSPNYAATHDIGKLGIERYYESVLHGTTGYEEVEVNSRGRVIRQLHEQPPQAGKDIYLTVDLELQTYIETLLTTSRAAVVVTDPRNGEILALVSNPSYDPNLFVGGISNTDYQGLLNNPDRPLINRTTQGLYPPASTVKPFMSVAALSEGVITANTTIHDPGWWQLPGSEKRYRDWKRWGHGKLNVTKSIVESADTFFYQVAYDMGIDRISTWMGRFGYGEYTGIDLSEERNGIMPTREWKQQRYKKPWYQGDTIPVGIGQGYWTATPIQMAKALMTLINDGQVKTPHLLYGTKLGNEMLPYVDTETRQIGDINSGYWELAKHGMYGVANFPNGTGRRSFADAPYKVAAKSGTAQVFSYETYNASQLAEHLRDHKLMIAFAPYDKPTVAIAIILENGGAGPSVGDITRQILDHILLGDNNTVLPDSPAAPRGSEE from the coding sequence ATGAAGAGAAAAAAACGTACCCCGTTTCGAGATTATACTGCGGAATCAAAATTGTTTATCCGCCGTGTGATCGTCGCATTTTCAGTAATTATTATATTAAGTGGTGTTTTGGTTTTTAACCTCAATCACTTACAAATCGCTCGCCATGACGATTATCAAACACGTTCAAATGATAACCGAATTAAACTCGTCCCAATTGCACCTAGTCGTGGCATTATTTACGATCGCAAAGGGATCCCTCTTGCGCTCAATCGTACTATCTACCAGTTAGAAGTCGTACCTGAAAAGGTAACAAACTTACAAGAAACGCTTGAAAGTTTGAGAGAAGTTGTTGACTTAACTGATGAAGATATCACAGCTTTTGAAAAAGAGCGTAAGCGCTCTCGTCGATTTAGCTCTATTCCCTTAAAAACTACACTTAGCCAAGTGCAAGTTGCGCGTTTTGCTATCAATCAATATCGTTATCCGGGCTTAGAAATCAAAGGTTATCAACGCCGTTATTATCCTTATGGCTCAGCATTAACACATGTAATTGGTTATGTTGCAAAAATTAACGATAAAGATGTTGAACGCCTTGATAAAGAAGGTTTATCACCTAATTACGCCGCTACTCATGATATCGGTAAATTAGGTATTGAACGTTATTATGAGTCTGTATTACACGGAACAACTGGCTATGAAGAAGTTGAAGTCAATAGCCGTGGTCGCGTTATTCGCCAATTACATGAACAACCGCCACAAGCAGGTAAAGATATTTACCTTACCGTTGATCTTGAATTACAGACCTATATTGAAACATTACTCACCACAAGCCGAGCTGCTGTTGTAGTGACTGATCCTCGTAATGGTGAAATTTTAGCCCTTGTCTCAAATCCAAGTTACGATCCGAACTTATTTGTGGGCGGTATTTCTAATACTGATTATCAAGGATTGCTAAATAACCCTGATAGACCGCTAATAAATCGAACAACACAAGGCCTTTATCCACCAGCCTCAACGGTTAAACCCTTTATGTCTGTTGCTGCATTAAGTGAAGGGGTTATTACTGCGAATACGACTATCCACGATCCTGGCTGGTGGCAACTTCCAGGCTCTGAAAAACGCTATCGTGACTGGAAACGCTGGGGGCATGGTAAACTCAACGTTACCAAGTCCATTGTTGAGTCTGCGGATACATTTTTCTACCAAGTTGCTTATGATATGGGAATCGATCGTATATCAACTTGGATGGGGCGCTTTGGCTATGGCGAATACACAGGAATTGATCTATCCGAAGAACGTAATGGCATCATGCCAACGCGCGAGTGGAAACAGCAACGTTATAAAAAACCTTGGTATCAAGGTGATACGATCCCAGTCGGAATTGGTCAAGGTTATTGGACAGCAACGCCAATTCAAATGGCAAAAGCGTTAATGACATTGATTAATGATGGTCAAGTTAAAACCCCTCACCTACTTTACGGTACGAAACTAGGTAATGAAATGTTGCCTTATGTTGATACTGAAACCCGTCAAATTGGTGATATTAACTCTGGCTATTGGGAATTAGCAAAACATGGTATGTATGGTGTGGCTAACTTCCCTAATGGCACAGGTCGTCGAAGTTTTGCTGATGCTCCTTATAAAGTGGCAGCTAAATCAGGAACTGCACAGGTGTTTAGTTATGAAACATACAACGCAAGCCAATTAGCTGAACATCTTCGTGACCACAAACTGATGATTGCCTTTGCGCCTTATGATAAGCCGACTGTTGCTATAGCAATTATTTTAGAAAATGGTGGTGCTGGCCCTTCTGTCGGTGATATTACAAGACAAATTCTTGACCACATTCTCCTAGGTGATAACAACACAGTGTTACCTGATTCGCCAGCTGCTCCACGCGGTTCAGAGGAATAA
- the rlmH gene encoding 23S rRNA (pseudouridine(1915)-N(3))-methyltransferase RlmH, with protein sequence MKLQLIAVGTKMPDWIQTGFMDYLNRFPKDMPLELIEIPAGKRGKNADIKRILEKEGEQMLAAVGKGNRIVTLDIPGARWDTPKLAEQLDRWKLDGRNVSLLIGGPEGLAPACKAAAEQSWSLSPLTMPHPLVRVVVAESLYRAWSITTNHPYHRE encoded by the coding sequence TTGAAATTACAGCTCATTGCCGTTGGTACAAAAATGCCGGACTGGATACAGACCGGCTTTATGGATTATCTTAATCGATTTCCCAAAGACATGCCTTTAGAACTTATTGAGATACCCGCAGGTAAACGCGGAAAGAATGCCGATATTAAACGAATTCTCGAAAAAGAAGGCGAACAAATGTTAGCAGCTGTTGGTAAAGGGAATCGTATTGTTACTCTTGATATTCCTGGCGCTCGCTGGGATACGCCAAAACTTGCAGAACAACTTGATCGATGGAAGCTTGATGGTAGAAATGTCAGCTTATTAATTGGTGGCCCTGAAGGGTTAGCGCCTGCTTGTAAAGCTGCAGCTGAACAAAGCTGGTCTTTATCTCCTTTAACAATGCCACACCCCCTTGTTCGTGTCGTAGTTGCAGAAAGTCTTTATCGAGCATGGAGTATTACGACAAACCATCCTTATCATCGTGAATAA
- the rsfS gene encoding ribosome silencing factor, with protein MILLQGSELQQFIIDKLEDSKAQDIIALDVRGKSSVTDYMIICTGTSSRHLMSVADNLVDDCREAGLQPLGVEGQGVSDWIVVDLGEAMVHVMQEDSRRMYELEKLWS; from the coding sequence GTGATCCTTTTGCAAGGTTCTGAATTACAACAATTTATTATTGATAAACTTGAAGATTCTAAAGCTCAAGACATCATTGCATTAGATGTCCGTGGAAAATCAAGTGTAACGGATTACATGATTATTTGCACAGGTACATCCAGCAGACATCTTATGTCTGTGGCAGATAATCTCGTTGATGATTGCCGCGAAGCGGGATTACAACCTTTAGGTGTGGAAGGACAAGGTGTTTCTGATTGGATTGTCGTCGATCTTGGTGAAGCCATGGTACACGTAATGCAAGAAGATAGCCGTCGCATGTACGAACTTGAAAAACTCTGGAGCTGA
- a CDS encoding YbgA family protein, producing MERKVNYLGISSEIMSNTNHQLQEKLALLCDTVQAEKIGIMQIEAQNRDNLLPLYGYVGKKGDRLTSPLNFALPQLNIDQLLQPIVLDHFLTQFFTLFDYQQQVYQSLTKGALVKFHSRYKYLIMAYSLVAYRELGRDIANFSDAIPLGEVASKYQEKLMKAFSVAANREGQTNALMHMAGYFKRNLNSQQKQEMAQTILQYRQGIVPLSKPYDLLKYWLTVYPDEYLSHQRYFSPYPFTFNYLREQL from the coding sequence ATGGAAAGAAAAGTGAATTATCTCGGGATATCTTCAGAAATTATGAGTAACACCAATCACCAATTACAAGAAAAGTTAGCATTGCTTTGCGATACTGTTCAGGCGGAAAAGATAGGTATTATGCAGATAGAGGCTCAAAATAGAGATAACCTGTTACCACTTTATGGTTATGTTGGAAAAAAAGGAGACCGCCTTACCTCACCCTTGAATTTTGCTTTACCTCAATTAAATATTGATCAACTTTTACAGCCTATTGTTCTTGACCATTTTCTTACCCAATTTTTCACACTGTTTGATTATCAACAACAGGTTTATCAATCATTAACTAAAGGGGCTTTAGTTAAATTTCATAGCCGATACAAATATTTAATTATGGCTTATTCACTTGTGGCTTATCGAGAGTTGGGGCGTGATATTGCTAATTTTTCTGATGCTATTCCCCTTGGAGAAGTTGCATCGAAATATCAGGAAAAGCTAATGAAGGCATTCAGTGTTGCAGCAAATAGAGAAGGACAAACTAATGCGTTAATGCATATGGCTGGGTATTTTAAGCGAAATCTAAACTCACAACAAAAACAAGAAATGGCACAGACAATTTTACAATATCGTCAAGGTATTGTGCCTTTATCTAAACCTTATGATTTACTCAAATATTGGTTAACTGTTTATCCTGATGAGTATTTGAGTCATCAACGCTATTTTTCGCCTTATCCGTTCACTTTTAATTATTTAAGAGAGCAACTTTAG